The proteins below are encoded in one region of Ferroplasma acidiphilum:
- a CDS encoding zinc-ribbon domain-containing protein produces the protein MSNLGKYAPSILIFLLDHDKVKKTDLLKVVPSTGTMESTVKRLEEQGVIRTEKKYIGRRIIYISLTEYGHAIAGQFKNINEITNSKSSGQYKICPVCGTKNDEDAKYCKNCGSKLDK, from the coding sequence ATGTCTAATCTTGGAAAGTACGCACCATCAATACTAATATTTTTATTAGATCATGATAAAGTCAAGAAAACTGATTTGTTGAAAGTAGTCCCATCTACAGGCACTATGGAAAGCACTGTGAAAAGATTGGAAGAACAAGGCGTCATTCGTACAGAGAAGAAATATATTGGTAGAAGGATTATTTATATTTCCCTGACAGAATACGGACATGCCATAGCTGGGCAATTTAAAAATATCAATGAAATAACAAACAGTAAGTCCAGTGGACAATACAAAATATGCCCTGTATGCGGTACTAAAAATGATGAGGATGCAAAGTATTGCAAAAATTGTGGAAGCAAATTAGATAAATAA
- a CDS encoding DUF3311 domain-containing protein, protein MNPILKFILLALPYIFMVAGVTIYTRVKPELGGIPFFYWYQLVWIFIAAALTSTVYFIENSEKKRKVVH, encoded by the coding sequence ATGAATCCGATATTGAAATTTATACTATTGGCTTTACCATATATTTTTATGGTAGCCGGGGTAACTATATATACAAGGGTTAAACCGGAGCTTGGTGGGATACCATTCTTTTACTGGTATCAATTAGTATGGATATTTATAGCAGCAGCCCTGACGTCAACTGTTTATTTTATAGAGAACAGTGAAAAGAAAAGGAAGGTGGTGCACTGA
- a CDS encoding tyrosine-type recombinase/integrase yields MNEFSWHKCRHTYAHNMIKNDIDLESLRQMLGHEDLATTGIYSRMNTEEALERIKGKSIKFCNEFSMFKSSKPCDIANGLKGI; encoded by the coding sequence ATAAATGAGTTCAGCTGGCATAAATGCAGGCATACATATGCACATAATATGATTAAAAATGACATAGATTTAGAAAGCCTCCGCCAAATGCTGGGCCATGAAGATTTAGCCACTACTGGAATATATTCGAGGATGAACACAGAGGAAGCATTAGAAAGGATTAAAGGTAAATCTATAAAATTTTGCAATGAATTTTCCATGTTCAAATCTTCCAAACCCTGTGACATTGCTAATGGACTCAAGGGGATTTGA
- the hemA gene encoding glutamyl-tRNA reductase yields the protein MGDIELLSWNYKDTPDTFSEIIKHDYRYFESMMESRSIKNYVILVTCNRIEIYFRPEQILMGSIEGSLYLEYPESVKHLFMVASGLESMAIGENDILRQIKSSFDIASKRGKLDKFLSYTFRKALSVGKDVRTLTDISHGKTSLSSISLDIIQNQYGLAGKKLCIIGTGKMATALLNYLAGSKTIITVAGRSVEHARELAIKYGANYSDISNIPSLIKSNEIIIVATSSKNYIIRAEDYSNINGNKIMIDLSNPPNIEQAMNEYIAFYDLDRIYSISKETREHRKLEIKKAEEIVENELTLYTSKINEMKSDDIIAAFYKFANQIKQDELEELARKTDIKESQMEIIDIMMNSFTKKLLAPYTDSIKNFIKNNENYSYILEEYDTMLGNMMRKGKKAEIRKK from the coding sequence ATGGGAGACATCGAATTATTGTCATGGAATTATAAAGATACACCCGATACATTCAGTGAAATTATCAAACATGATTACCGGTATTTTGAGTCTATGATGGAATCCAGATCCATCAAAAATTATGTTATTCTCGTTACATGCAATAGAATTGAAATATATTTCCGGCCTGAACAAATTTTAATGGGCAGCATTGAAGGATCGCTATATCTTGAATACCCTGAGTCGGTAAAACACCTGTTTATGGTGGCTTCAGGCCTTGAATCTATGGCTATTGGCGAAAATGATATTTTGAGGCAGATAAAATCATCCTTTGACATTGCTTCCAAAAGGGGAAAGCTGGACAAATTTTTATCCTATACATTCCGTAAAGCCCTTTCAGTCGGAAAGGATGTCAGGACACTTACTGATATTTCGCATGGAAAAACATCCTTATCATCCATAAGCCTGGATATTATACAAAATCAGTATGGATTGGCAGGGAAAAAATTATGCATAATAGGTACTGGGAAAATGGCTACTGCACTACTAAATTACCTTGCAGGTTCAAAAACAATTATAACTGTTGCTGGCAGGAGTGTGGAGCATGCAAGGGAGCTGGCAATAAAGTATGGAGCCAATTATTCTGATATCAGCAATATTCCTTCTCTAATAAAATCTAACGAGATAATAATAGTTGCAACATCGTCAAAGAATTATATAATAAGAGCAGAGGATTATTCCAATATTAATGGAAATAAAATCATGATTGACCTTTCCAACCCCCCAAATATAGAACAGGCAATGAATGAATACATTGCGTTTTATGACCTGGACAGGATATATAGTATTTCCAAGGAAACAAGGGAACACAGAAAACTTGAAATTAAGAAGGCAGAAGAAATAGTTGAGAATGAATTAACACTGTACACATCCAAAATCAATGAAATGAAGTCCGATGATATTATTGCGGCATTTTACAAATTTGCCAACCAGATAAAACAGGATGAGCTTGAAGAGCTGGCAAGGAAAACAGACATAAAAGAATCACAGATGGAAATCATAGACATAATGATGAATTCATTTACAAAAAAACTTCTTGCACCATATACAGATTCCATAAAGAATTTTATCAAAAACAATGAAAACTATTCGTATATTCTTGAAGAGTATGATACTATGCTCGGGAATATGATGAGAAAAGGAAAGAAAGCAGAGATCAGGAAAAAGTAG
- a CDS encoding sodium:solute symporter family protein yields the protein MFTDLDLALFFAIIIIVLFAGYMAYFWRKPADMDAKGEWSLGGRRFGTVVMWFLLGGDLYTAYTLIAVPGAAATAGVGGGAFAMFAIAYGVMIYPIVYGTMPKLWNVSKRRGYITASDFVKDRFSSRSLAMLIALTGVLAELPYIALQITGIKYVLASLSLPITISLIIAFILVAGFTFVSGLRGPALTSILKDAIIWVAVIVIIIYIPIKLGGFGAIFGKAATISPHLLNISPVIDVGYTTLALGSALALFLYPHAITGTLGAKDSKTIRRNASLLPLYNVLLMFVAIVGIMAVVYFNKYPTVSSEALPRLVLDLFPASFTAFAFAAVVVGSIVPASIMALASANLLTRNVYLEYINPKASERTQTNLSRVLVIVVILAALAFSLVPAASGEIVYLQTIGGAFIMQTLPAVYLALFTRKLNKYPVAAGWAVGLTTTIVMLAQLDFKSSLYKDFHFVYIGVFALLLNLIVVGIGMAIMKGMNKVKDEGIIDNSEFEDIENMEEVG from the coding sequence ATGTTTACAGATCTTGACCTTGCCCTGTTCTTTGCTATTATAATAATCGTGCTATTCGCCGGTTACATGGCATATTTCTGGAGGAAACCGGCAGATATGGATGCCAAGGGAGAATGGAGCCTTGGAGGAAGAAGATTTGGAACTGTGGTAATGTGGTTCCTGCTGGGCGGAGACCTCTACACAGCATATACATTAATAGCAGTTCCAGGCGCAGCAGCAACAGCCGGTGTTGGTGGAGGAGCATTTGCAATGTTCGCCATAGCATACGGTGTGATGATATATCCAATTGTATATGGAACAATGCCCAAATTATGGAATGTCTCAAAAAGGCGTGGATATATCACAGCTTCCGATTTTGTGAAGGACAGATTCTCTTCAAGGTCACTGGCAATGCTCATAGCCCTTACAGGAGTTCTTGCAGAATTGCCATATATAGCATTGCAAATTACAGGAATTAAATATGTACTTGCCTCACTGTCACTTCCTATAACGATAAGCCTGATAATTGCTTTCATCCTTGTGGCAGGATTTACATTTGTAAGTGGTTTAAGAGGCCCTGCACTTACATCAATATTAAAGGATGCTATTATATGGGTAGCAGTTATAGTAATTATAATATATATACCTATTAAACTGGGAGGATTTGGTGCAATATTCGGGAAAGCAGCTACAATAAGCCCGCACCTCCTGAATATCTCTCCGGTTATAGATGTGGGATATACCACACTTGCTCTGGGCTCTGCCCTGGCATTATTCCTTTATCCACATGCAATTACCGGAACATTGGGGGCTAAAGACTCTAAAACCATACGAAGAAACGCTTCCTTACTACCACTTTACAATGTACTGCTAATGTTTGTAGCTATAGTAGGAATAATGGCAGTGGTCTATTTCAACAAATATCCAACGGTAAGCAGTGAAGCCCTGCCACGCCTGGTACTCGATCTGTTCCCAGCCTCCTTTACGGCTTTTGCTTTCGCAGCTGTAGTAGTAGGGAGTATTGTTCCAGCATCCATTATGGCCCTGGCGTCTGCCAATCTGCTTACAAGAAATGTTTATCTGGAATACATAAATCCGAAGGCATCGGAAAGGACACAGACAAACCTATCGAGGGTACTGGTTATCGTTGTAATTCTAGCTGCCCTTGCATTCTCGCTTGTACCTGCAGCATCAGGAGAAATAGTATACCTGCAGACAATTGGCGGGGCTTTCATAATGCAAACCCTTCCGGCGGTATACCTGGCGCTCTTCACAAGAAAACTAAATAAGTACCCGGTAGCAGCAGGTTGGGCTGTGGGATTAACGACTACAATAGTTATGCTTGCACAGCTAGACTTCAAAAGTTCCCTGTACAAGGATTTCCATTTTGTCTATATAGGTGTATTTGCACTCCTGCTGAATCTTATAGTTGTTGGCATAGGAATGGCAATTATGAAAGGAATGAATAAAGTGAAGGATGAGGGAATAATAGACAACTCGGAATTTGAGGATATAGAGAATATGGAAGAAGTAGGATAA
- a CDS encoding TIGR04053 family radical SAM/SPASM domain-containing protein codes for MINYNEKPILIFWETTKACGLACRHCRASALEKPLPDEMNFEEATAFIKSIRDFGKPYPILILTGGDMMRRNDINKIIETANEYEIPVSISPAATDLLTPERIDYFKAHHVLSASLSLDGNREMHDWLRGDGVYNKTVDLIKLLNAKNMKLQINSVVMRKNIHQLPSLLKLLIDNNVKTWEVFFLIQTGRAIDSEDLTPVEFEDINHWLLFATKYGIVIRTVESPIFRRVMDEGNENYSGDLYYELMDQTVDILGLPDSRNPPQGTSNTRDGKGIIFVGHNGDVEPSGFLTYKLGNVKQNSIVDIYRNNETLKMLRNSKNFGGRCGICNWGDSCGGSRSRAYARYGDIFARDPACLYSELPESLN; via the coding sequence ATGATTAACTATAATGAAAAGCCAATACTCATATTCTGGGAAACTACTAAAGCATGTGGCCTGGCATGCCGTCATTGCAGGGCATCTGCACTGGAGAAACCATTGCCAGATGAAATGAACTTTGAAGAAGCAACTGCGTTTATAAAATCAATCCGTGATTTCGGAAAGCCATATCCTATACTTATCCTCACAGGTGGCGATATGATGCGCCGCAATGATATAAATAAAATTATTGAAACTGCAAATGAATATGAAATTCCCGTATCAATAAGCCCTGCTGCTACTGATCTATTGACACCGGAAAGAATAGATTATTTTAAGGCACACCATGTACTTTCTGCATCCCTATCACTGGACGGGAACCGTGAAATGCATGACTGGTTAAGAGGGGACGGCGTGTACAACAAAACAGTTGATCTGATTAAACTTTTAAATGCAAAAAATATGAAATTACAGATAAATTCAGTGGTAATGAGAAAAAATATACATCAATTACCCTCTCTTCTGAAACTACTGATTGACAACAATGTTAAAACCTGGGAGGTATTTTTCCTTATACAGACAGGCAGGGCTATTGACTCGGAAGATTTAACCCCTGTAGAATTTGAGGATATAAACCACTGGCTGCTATTCGCAACAAAATATGGAATTGTTATAAGGACCGTGGAATCACCTATTTTCAGGCGCGTAATGGATGAAGGAAATGAAAACTATTCGGGAGACCTCTATTATGAACTTATGGACCAGACAGTTGACATCCTTGGATTGCCGGATTCCAGGAATCCTCCCCAGGGTACCTCCAATACCCGGGATGGAAAGGGAATAATTTTCGTTGGGCATAACGGGGATGTGGAGCCAAGTGGATTCCTTACATATAAACTTGGGAATGTGAAGCAGAATTCTATCGTTGATATATACCGGAACAATGAAACACTTAAGATGTTAAGGAATAGCAAAAATTTTGGTGGAAGATGTGGTATCTGCAACTGGGGAGATTCATGTGGCGGGTCCAGGTCAAGGGCATATGCCCGTTACGGCGATATTTTCGCCAGAGACCCTGCATGTCTGTATTCTGAATTGCCGGAATCATTAAATTGA
- a CDS encoding NAD+ synthase — translation MKDIYVDKIQVIREFLKEKIGEKHAVLGISSGIDSSLVLTLLATSIDRNKIKAIFMPDKYTKQDDYEDIKKLSDSTGLDIITINIENVFESYRALLNTSDKKLEGNIRSRIRANILYYHANLLGGLVIGTTNRTEYLLGYYTKYGDGACDIEPIEDVFKTDVWKIASILKVPQSIIDKKPSAGLWENQYDEDELKMDYHEIDKILSDIFDNHTLNGKYEKLMELYLKSMHKRELPKAMN, via the coding sequence GTGAAAGATATATATGTCGATAAAATTCAGGTAATACGCGAATTTTTAAAAGAAAAAATAGGAGAAAAGCATGCAGTTCTTGGAATAAGTTCCGGGATAGACAGTTCTCTTGTGCTTACATTGCTCGCAACCTCCATTGACAGGAATAAAATAAAGGCAATATTCATGCCTGATAAATACACAAAACAGGATGATTATGAAGATATTAAAAAACTTTCAGATTCAACCGGTTTAGATATTATTACTATAAATATAGAAAACGTATTTGAATCATACCGGGCATTGCTGAATACCTCGGATAAAAAACTCGAAGGAAATATAAGGTCTAGAATCAGGGCAAACATACTTTATTACCACGCTAATTTGCTGGGAGGACTTGTAATAGGAACAACAAACAGGACAGAATACCTGCTCGGTTACTACACAAAGTATGGTGATGGTGCGTGCGATATTGAGCCTATTGAAGATGTGTTTAAAACAGATGTTTGGAAAATTGCATCGATTCTAAAAGTTCCGCAATCCATAATAGACAAAAAGCCCTCAGCAGGCCTGTGGGAAAATCAATACGATGAGGATGAACTCAAAATGGATTATCATGAAATAGATAAGATACTTTCGGATATATTTGATAATCACACACTTAATGGAAAATATGAAAAACTCATGGAACTATACCTGAAATCAATGCACAAGAGAGAACTCCCAAAGGCTATGAACTGA
- a CDS encoding cation:proton antiporter: MIISPVTYDYYEISFILIVAAFSIPISRKASMVYIPILIVMGLIFGPLLGFIKHSFAIYMLSSFATIGVGMLGLVIILYYESHNFSPRILRKYFYKIAALDTIGMVVTAVGAGIFFSLLTGAPMIIGFIFGAIISPTDPASLIPTFKKLNIRDDISGTLIGESLFNDPLGIILLSIGIGILAPNVSYSSFFTLLTSHVGLVLGSSSFLLLEIAIPAAVGIAFGFFIIYLNKYFNFESLLIALTLGIVLFEFTSLEAVGITPFPAIIATGAIVGNFSDKSIFWNRETNFNENLSFMAQSIIFILLGSILTRTQIFNYIIFGFIISLIVIFVVRPVAVFISIGLANMGKNTIKFDTRTKAFMLLVGPRGVVPVVLSTVPFVLGQANHIPLLIEYGTIIYASVSFVVLISIILQTIYVPYAGRLLLGERKH; encoded by the coding sequence ATGATTATTTCCCCGGTCACATATGATTATTACGAGATAAGCTTCATATTGATTGTTGCGGCTTTTTCTATACCCATATCTAGAAAAGCTTCAATGGTTTATATACCAATACTCATAGTAATGGGATTAATTTTCGGCCCTTTGCTGGGATTCATAAAGCATAGTTTTGCAATATACATGTTATCATCCTTTGCAACCATAGGTGTAGGAATGCTGGGGTTGGTGATTATCCTATATTATGAGTCACATAATTTCAGCCCACGTATCCTGAGAAAATATTTTTACAAAATTGCAGCCCTGGATACAATAGGCATGGTTGTTACAGCTGTGGGTGCGGGAATATTTTTCTCATTGTTGACGGGGGCACCTATGATTATAGGCTTTATATTTGGAGCTATAATATCTCCAACAGACCCTGCATCACTTATTCCAACATTCAAAAAACTCAATATAAGGGACGATATATCCGGGACACTGATAGGTGAAAGCCTTTTTAACGACCCACTTGGCATCATACTTTTAAGCATCGGCATAGGCATTCTTGCCCCAAATGTTTCTTATTCATCCTTTTTCACATTGCTTACATCCCATGTTGGTCTTGTACTGGGTTCTAGCTCTTTCCTGTTGCTTGAAATTGCAATCCCCGCAGCTGTTGGAATTGCCTTTGGATTTTTCATAATTTACCTCAACAAATATTTTAATTTTGAATCATTGTTAATAGCCCTCACGCTTGGTATAGTATTGTTCGAATTCACATCCCTTGAAGCAGTTGGAATAACACCGTTCCCCGCAATAATTGCCACGGGGGCAATAGTCGGAAATTTTTCTGATAAAAGCATATTCTGGAACAGGGAAACAAATTTTAATGAAAACCTATCATTTATGGCACAATCTATAATATTTATCCTGCTCGGGAGCATACTTACCAGAACCCAGATATTCAATTATATTATATTCGGATTTATTATTTCACTCATAGTAATATTTGTGGTAAGGCCTGTTGCCGTATTCATTTCAATAGGGTTGGCAAATATGGGAAAGAATACAATAAAATTTGATACCAGGACAAAGGCGTTTATGTTGCTGGTAGGGCCAAGAGGTGTTGTTCCTGTGGTTCTTTCAACAGTCCCATTTGTACTTGGGCAGGCAAACCATATCCCACTTTTAATAGAATATGGAACAATAATTTATGCCTCTGTTTCATTCGTCGTCCTTATATCAATAATATTGCAGACCATTTATGTCCCCTATGCCGGCAGGCTGCTTCTGGGAGAAAGAAAACATTAA
- a CDS encoding thermopsin family protease: MKKLLAIVVAIIFVALAFAVVASQGTTVPSATADVSHQSVQQNSDSRLLAIEKKLEEKGIPLKYASIPAFYNNITRDNGVVAPSYSSAPAPMGIGFYGTKNVSGKLVGYNLTTPSVMASIGIKNMSQFYLLNDGPTSETFQLNSVLTNVTLFGNSTYTFWTQNVAFYSERTQTIQFLTNIWNFSSPAVAISSNVFHSYDGILCAPTFYYAIGPTIHVTTPFSLNLYLNSTVVDRDSAVFFNYSIMSDNHIQSGSYDYAIFNSTYGQPSTFTAKAPEYLASGTQVTPTGFIPYDFEIMVGGPGGGSTTSIYNVNATMNLMYKGSKGYVNVPSAYDVGSETGETSEGVAVSWANDTAYLTPGPSFVYGMWNISGSNAMTHYSGMVAPSNAFMFISEGNTFNASNAQWAPLSLSGKYSFTLPTGQYTAQALLSNYMNAYFMPGQNVSLMHDYSMGIYTPLYAFDNAQIANISLYGNGTAGNPYVMDNYQVMPISSLFEEFNDYAFPVFAGVLLHNTNASVVMQNMPSLYIPYTSTNPTYESYVSFYDLPGYNYLNYELYNASNVTLWKSNDISGYFASGVSGFPVANLVIWNSTNDLVGSNMFNVMDSGMLIYKSPYVTVWGNYVINAPQTYKSTFEQVTDIWGAPLGIAEYSSGDTIYNNFFDTAITAYSPNTSIYSGNPAVYINMWNITKQPAYITHYVNGFALSGSIINTHYQGGNYWNNFNGTIPYNNNGLIAYGGDYVPLYHGLFY, encoded by the coding sequence ATGAAGAAATTATTAGCGATTGTGGTAGCTATAATATTTGTTGCTTTAGCTTTCGCTGTTGTTGCATCACAGGGAACAACAGTACCGTCAGCTACGGCTGATGTATCACATCAGAGTGTGCAGCAAAATAGCGATTCGAGATTGCTTGCCATCGAGAAGAAACTTGAGGAAAAAGGGATACCTTTAAAATATGCCAGCATTCCGGCATTTTACAATAATATCACTCGGGATAATGGTGTGGTTGCACCATCATATAGCAGTGCTCCAGCTCCCATGGGAATAGGATTCTACGGTACTAAAAACGTATCCGGGAAACTTGTAGGCTATAATTTAACGACACCTAGTGTGATGGCTTCTATAGGTATAAAAAACATGAGCCAGTTTTATCTGCTCAATGATGGGCCAACAAGTGAAACTTTCCAGCTGAATTCAGTTTTAACTAATGTTACCCTTTTCGGCAATTCAACATATACTTTCTGGACACAGAACGTTGCATTCTATTCAGAGAGAACACAAACAATTCAGTTCCTAACTAATATATGGAACTTCTCATCTCCTGCAGTTGCAATTAGCAGCAATGTGTTCCATTCATACGATGGAATACTCTGCGCACCAACGTTCTACTACGCCATAGGGCCGACGATCCATGTGACAACTCCATTCTCACTTAATTTATACCTGAACTCAACCGTTGTAGACAGGGACAGCGCAGTGTTTTTCAACTATTCGATAATGAGCGATAACCATATCCAGTCCGGGTCATATGATTATGCTATATTTAATTCTACATACGGGCAGCCTTCCACATTTACTGCAAAGGCCCCAGAATACCTTGCAAGCGGTACACAGGTAACACCTACCGGATTTATACCCTATGATTTTGAAATCATGGTTGGTGGGCCAGGTGGAGGAAGCACAACATCTATATATAACGTCAATGCAACAATGAACCTCATGTACAAGGGCAGCAAGGGCTATGTGAATGTACCCTCTGCATACGATGTTGGTTCTGAGACTGGAGAAACCTCAGAAGGTGTAGCAGTTTCATGGGCTAATGACACAGCATATTTAACACCAGGGCCTTCTTTTGTTTATGGCATGTGGAATATATCCGGCAGCAATGCAATGACGCATTATAGTGGCATGGTGGCACCATCAAATGCATTTATGTTTATATCGGAAGGCAATACATTTAACGCATCAAATGCACAGTGGGCACCACTTTCACTATCAGGTAAATATAGCTTTACACTTCCAACCGGGCAGTATACAGCACAGGCATTGCTGAGCAATTACATGAATGCATACTTCATGCCGGGTCAGAATGTTTCCTTGATGCATGATTACAGTATGGGTATATACACTCCACTGTACGCATTTGACAACGCCCAGATTGCAAACATATCATTATACGGAAATGGTACCGCAGGAAATCCATATGTAATGGACAACTACCAGGTGATGCCTATAAGCTCTTTATTCGAGGAATTCAATGATTACGCATTCCCTGTGTTTGCAGGAGTTCTATTGCATAACACCAATGCAAGTGTTGTAATGCAAAATATGCCTTCGCTTTACATACCGTATACAAGCACGAACCCGACATATGAATCCTATGTGTCTTTTTACGACCTTCCCGGCTATAACTACCTGAACTATGAATTATACAATGCTTCTAACGTAACCCTATGGAAATCAAACGACATAAGCGGATACTTTGCTTCAGGAGTATCCGGATTCCCTGTAGCGAATCTTGTCATCTGGAACTCAACAAATGACCTTGTGGGCAGCAACATGTTTAATGTAATGGACAGCGGGATGTTAATATACAAAAGCCCCTATGTAACCGTATGGGGAAACTATGTTATAAACGCACCACAAACATATAAAAGCACATTTGAGCAGGTAACCGATATATGGGGTGCACCACTTGGAATAGCTGAATACAGCTCTGGAGACACAATATACAACAACTTCTTTGATACCGCAATAACTGCATACAGCCCGAATACGTCAATATACTCTGGAAATCCTGCTGTTTACATCAACATGTGGAATATAACAAAACAACCTGCATACATAACACATTATGTCAATGGGTTCGCGCTCAGCGGAAGCATAATAAACACACACTACCAGGGAGGAAACTACTGGAACAACTTTAACGGCACAATACCATATAACAATAACGGGTTGATAGCATATGGCGGGGATTATGTACCTCTTTACCACGGTTTATTTTACTAA
- a CDS encoding tyrosine-type recombinase/integrase, translated as MVNYTDFEDWMYERFSKSTIIDTLRKIRYRGKHLDLSSRESMLEFLRKERRNGSPKQKVNGYIKYLNRLLTFEGLDKIDYIPELRNNSFRKRAFATDQIQTLIVKSKGKTIEDKRNHAMILLALNTGLRRSEICNIKVEDRHNNFLTVNYGKGEKSRDVFLDDNTRKVIMDYSFIRNNNDMPYLFTTKKGKVTPGY; from the coding sequence ATGGTAAACTATACTGATTTTGAAGATTGGATGTATGAACGCTTTTCAAAAAGCACAATAATAGACACTTTAAGGAAAATACGATACCGGGGAAAGCATTTAGATTTGTCTTCGAGGGAATCAATGCTTGAATTTTTAAGGAAAGAAAGGAGAAATGGGTCACCTAAACAGAAAGTAAATGGATATATAAAATATTTAAATCGCCTGCTCACATTCGAAGGACTTGATAAAATAGATTATATTCCCGAATTAAGAAATAATTCTTTCAGAAAAAGGGCATTTGCCACTGACCAGATCCAAACATTAATTGTGAAAAGTAAGGGGAAAACAATAGAAGACAAACGTAACCATGCAATGATACTGCTTGCCCTTAATACAGGTTTAAGAAGATCCGAAATATGCAATATAAAAGTAGAAGACAGACATAATAATTTTTTAACTGTAAATTATGGAAAAGGTGAAAAGAGCAGGGATGTGTTTTTAGATGACAATACTAGGAAGGTAATAATGGATTACTCATTCATTAGAAATAACAACGATATGCCATACCTATTCACAACCAAGAAAGGAAAGGTAACTCCAGGATATTAA